In one Nicotiana tomentosiformis chromosome 6, ASM39032v3, whole genome shotgun sequence genomic region, the following are encoded:
- the LOC138894706 gene encoding uncharacterized protein, producing MGSPSSITDGFVEFTLDSAHPLYVHPSDSRGSRLVVIPFNGTGFVHWRSSMLISLSAKNKLGLVTGKVPQPPPNSPYYPYWERCNDMVKAWITNSLTREIAVSVMCFNTARKVWSDINEIFGQFNGSKYI from the coding sequence ATGGGAAGTccttcctccattactgatggtTTTGTTGAGTTCACTTTGGACTCAGCTCACCCTTTATACGTTCATCCATCCGATAGTCGTGGTAGTCGGTTAGTTGTTATCCCTTTCAATGGGACTGGTTTTGTACACTGGCGAAGTAGTATGCTCATCTCACTTTCCGCTAAAAATAAATTAGGCTTAGTCACTGGGAAAGTTCCTCAACCTCCGCCCAATTCTCCTTATTATCCTTACTGGGAGCGATGTAATGATATGGTAAAGGCTTGGATTACCAATTCATTAACTAGGGAGATAGCAGTTAGTGTCATGTGTTTCAACACTGCTAGAAAAGTATGGAGTGATATAAATGAAATATTTGGACAATTTAATGGATCCAAGTACATTTAA
- the LOC138894707 gene encoding uncharacterized protein, producing MATLDQEDTSACVAAATKFGIDPSDTLYLRPSDNHGAMLASVPFSGIGYRSWRRSVMHGLSVKNKLGFISGECKSLEPQSQRFRQWERCDDMVTSWILNSLSKDIADSVEYANNVVELWIELEDRYE from the coding sequence ATGGCCACATTAGATCAGGAAGACACATCTGCTTGTGTCGCCGCTGCGACAAAGTTTGGAATAGATCCAAGCGATACTCTTTATCTACGTCCGTCAGATAATCATGGAGCGATGCTCGCCTCAGTTCCTTTTAGTGGAATTGGATATAGGTCTTGGAGACGCAGTGTTATGCATGGTCTATCCGTCAAAAATAAGCTTGGGTTTATAAGTGGAGAATGTAAATCACTAGAGCCTCAATCTCAGAGATTCCGACAATGGGAGCGATGTGACGATATGGTAACATCTTGGATTCTAAATTCACTCTCTAAAGACATCGCAGACAGTGTGGAATATGCTAATAatgttgttgagttgtggatAGAATTGGAGGATCGATATGAGTAG
- the LOC104092974 gene encoding putative late blight resistance protein homolog R1A-3 yields the protein MNPSTKRDFPSTDEEVVGFVKDAESIVQKLTGGTKELDFISIFGMAGLGKTTLARKVYNNPSVANHFDIKVWCTVSQTYNVKTLLAEILEQTTSSKIKKDDDIADKLCKSLIGRRYLIVLDDIYGKSRHGKIWDYVSLKVKMEVE from the coding sequence ATGAATCCTTCCACCAAACGTGATTTTCCATCAACTGATGAGGAAGTTGTGGGCTTTGTGAAAGATGCAGAAAGTATAGTGCAAAAATTGACTGGAGGAACAAAGGAGCTAGATTTTATTTCAATATTTGGAATGGCCGGACTCGGTAAAACAACTTTGGCAAGGAAGGTGTACAACAATCCCTCTGTTGCTAATCACTTTGATATTAAGGTATGGTGTACTGTCTCACAAACATATAATGTGAAGACATTGTTAGCTGAGATTCTTGAACAAACAACATCTAGCAAAATCAAAAAGGATGATGACATAGCTGACAAGTTGTGCAAGAGTCTAATAGGCAGGAGATATCTCATTGTATTAGATGATATATATGGGAAGTCGAGGCATGGGAAGATTTGGGATTATGTTTCCCTAAAGGTGAAGATGGAAGTAGAGTAA
- the LOC104092972 gene encoding putative late blight resistance protein homolog R1A-3 produces MGFCYIIGPGIQLLYWASCVRLLTAQHEQTTSSKIKKDDDIADKLRKSLIGTRYLIVLDDIWEVEAWEDLGLRFPKGEDGSRVMVTTRIKEVAKHLQHRSDPYSLRFLTLEGSWELLQKKVF; encoded by the coding sequence ATGGGCTTTTGTTACATAATTGGGCCGGGTATCCAACTATTATATTGGGCTTCTTGTGTGAGACTTTTGACAGCCCAACATGAACAAACAACATCTAGCAAAATCAAAAAGGATGATGACATAGCTGACAAGTTGCGCAAGAGTCTAATAGGCACGAGATATCTCATTGTGTTAGATGATATATGGGAAGTCGAGGCATGGGAAGATTTGGGATTACGTTTCCCTAAAGGTGAAGATGGAAGTAGAGTAATGGTAACAACTCGAATTAAAGAAGTGGCTAAGCATCTTCAACACCGCAGTGATCCTTATTCTCTTAGATTTCTAACATTGGAAGGGAGTTGGGAATTATTGCAAAAGAAAGTATTTTGA